Genomic DNA from uncultured Methanospirillum sp.:
CGTATTCCCGGACTCGAGGTGAAGGGATCATATCCTGAACTCATCGTGAAGAAAGGAAGGCAGCAGATATTCTCTCTCGAACCTACAACAGGAATGTTACGACCAACCTTTGATGGATGGGGCATGATAGACACCGGATACCGTGTGTATATCGACGACTTTGTTCCCCAGGGAGACATTCTTGCACCCGGTGTAGTTGAGGCTGATCCTGCAATCAGGGAAGGCGATGAGATCCTTGTCGTTGGTGAGAATGCAATGGCAACCGGCAGGGCAGTGATGTCAGCTGATGAGATGATCAGGTCACATCGTGGAGTAGCAGTTCGCGTGCGTAAAGTAAAGAAGTTGAACGGGTAATAAATAAGGCACACGAGCAGCTTTCCGGATGTGACATATCTTTGTATACAATAGAGAAGACGCACGAGATAGCAGATAAGATTTTTGAAATCTGGGTCAAGGCACCGCATGTTGCACGGAACGCACAGGCGGGCCAGTTTGTGATCATCCGTACCGACGAGACCGGAGAGCGGATACCCCTCACCATCTCCCGCGCCTCCGGGGACCTGGTCAGAATCGTTTTTATGGCAGTGGGTAAGACCACCCATGCCCTCGCAGCAATACCAGCAGGCGATTCCATCGCTGATATCGTCGGCCCGCTCGGACATCCGAGCGAGATAAAGTCATGGGGAACCTGTGTCATCGTCGGTGGTGGTGCAGGTATATCCTCAACCCCGTGCATTGCAGAGGCTCTTAAGAATGCAGGAAATCAAGTCATCGGGATCATCGGAGCCAGAAATGCAGGAATGCTCATCTTCGAGGATGAGATGAGAGAGATCTGTGACGAACTGTTTGTCACAACCGATGATGGATCAAAGGGTCGTCACGGATTTGCAGCAGATGTCCTGAAAGAGATCATCGCAGACCGGAAGGTCGATGCAGTCTGGATCATCGGACCTGCGATTATGATGAAGATCACCTCGATGGCAACAAAGGACAAAGGTATCAAGACCTTCGTATCCCTGAACCCTATCATGGTAGATGGCACCGGGATGTGTGGATCGTGCCGGTGCCAGGTCGCAGGCAAGACCGTCTTTGCCTGTGTTGACGGTCCGGAGTTTGATGCCCACGAGGTTGACTTCGATCTGCTGATGCAGAGGCAGCGTTACTACATGGACCAGGAGAAAGAGGCACTGGCACTATGGAATCAGCAGGGATGTGCATGCAAGGAGGGTAACTAAATGGGAGACCGTCAGGCAGATGTCAGGGTTCACGACTTTCTTGAGGTTGACACCGGTCTCTCCGCAGAGGAGGCAGTTGCAGAGGCCAACCGGTGCCTTCAGTGCAAAAAGCCTGCATGCGTGGATGGCTGTCCGGTTAACATTGATATTCCTGCATTCATAGCAGAGATTGCAGAGGGAAAGTTCGCAGAGGCGGCAGCATCAATAAAGACCCAGAACATGCTCCCGGCCATCTGTGGAAGGGTCTGTCCCCAGGAGACCCAGTGCGAGATTCTCTGTATTCTTGGTAAGAAAGACAAACCTGTCAGGATCGGCCAGCT
This window encodes:
- a CDS encoding sulfide/dihydroorotate dehydrogenase-like FAD/NAD-binding protein; the protein is MYTIEKTHEIADKIFEIWVKAPHVARNAQAGQFVIIRTDETGERIPLTISRASGDLVRIVFMAVGKTTHALAAIPAGDSIADIVGPLGHPSEIKSWGTCVIVGGGAGISSTPCIAEALKNAGNQVIGIIGARNAGMLIFEDEMREICDELFVTTDDGSKGRHGFAADVLKEIIADRKVDAVWIIGPAIMMKITSMATKDKGIKTFVSLNPIMVDGTGMCGSCRCQVAGKTVFACVDGPEFDAHEVDFDLLMQRQRYYMDQEKEALALWNQQGCACKEGN